The genome window CCTACACCGCCCTCGCCATCCGCGAGACCCGCGACCACGCACGCGCCGAGGCCGCCCGTCGCCACACGGCGGCGACCTGCTCGGGTATGCCGACATCGTGCGAGCCGAGACCGTCGAGCGCCCGGTGACCGGCGCCGATGGGCCCCGCACCGCCCTCGACACGCTGGTCCGCGCCGTGCGGCTGTGACCTCCCGGAACAGATCCGCCACCAGACAGGTTTCAGCCGATATACCCCGCCGGGTATGCCTGAGACGGGTAAAATACCCCCTGCGGTATGAACTCGAGGAGTGGTCATGGAACTGGAGCTTGAGGGTGCGGACCTGAAGTCCGTGTTGAACCGACTGCGCCGCGCGCAGGGGCAGATCTCAGGCGTGATTCGAATGATCGAAGAAGGCCGCGATTGCGAAGACGTCGTCACGCAGCTCGCCGCCGCGTCCCGCGCCCTGGACCGGGCCGGTTTCGCGATCATCGCCACCGGTCTACAGCAGTGCCTGACCGACATCGACACCGGTCGGAAGAACGGTGATGACACCGAGCAGATCCGCAACCGGCTGGAGAGGCTCTTCCTGTCACTGGCGTGAGAGCCGCACGAAACACTCGTTCCGTACGGGCGCTTTCGAGACCTCTCCGAACGCCGGCGCGCGTAGGCCACAGACACCGGGACACCCGTTCAGGCACCGTCGAGTCATCGAAAGGCAAGGCCATGCCCTACGACCGCACCGTGCACCTCCACACCGACTTCGCCACCGCCGTCGAACGCGTCCACGAGGCCCTGTCCGTGCAGAGCTTCGAATCCTGACTGAGATCGACGTCACCGCCACCCTCAAGGCCAAGCTGGACCAGGACATGGAGGAGTACGTCATCCTCGGCGCCTGCAACCCGTCACTCGCTCGCCGCGCCCTCGACGCCGACCGCTCCATCGGCCTGCTGCTTCCCTGCAATGTCGTCGTCGGCGCCGAGGGCGGCCGCACCGCTGTCCAGGCGCTCGATCCGGAGACGATGGTCGCCCTCACCGGGCTCGATGCCGTGCGCCCCATCGCCGACGAGGCGACCCGCAGCCTCGACGCGGCGCTCGCATCCCTCCCCACCCGGACCGCGTAGATCGGACACAGCTGCGCGCAACCGGACGGCACCGCCTGCTCTGCAGCCGGTGCCACGCCGGTCGAGGGCATGCACCCCTCTCGGACACCGGCAGCTCACAGCGTGGCACGCATGCTCAGCGTGCTGAATGACGCCGTCCAGGAACGTGCGCCGTACGGGTGCACGGGCCTGGCGTACGCACGGGCCTGTGCACCCCAGCAAATCCGCAACGCCACCCCAGGGCGGCCCATCAACGGGCCACCGGATGTCCCACTCCTACCGGGCCCTCATCCGACTGCGCCGCACCCTGAGTGCCTCCGTTCGCACCGACGTCCGCAGCAGCCGCCTCCACCCGACGCGGCCCGGCTCACACCAGGTACACCGACAGCCGCAGGGATCTCGCGATGTCATGAATACCCCCGGGGGTATTCATGTTACGGTCGTACATATACCCCCGGGGGTAATCCACGTACGAAGGGACATCTCCGTGTTCTTCATCGACACCATCGAGCTCGACGGTCTCGGCAACCGCCACTACTTGGCCGGCGGCCGGCAGACGGCCGTGGCGGTGGACCCGCCGCGCGACTTCGACCAGGTCCTTGCGGCGGCCGCCCGGCGCGGGGTGCGGATCTCGCACGTGGTGGAGACCCACATCCACAACGACTACGTCACCGGTGGCCTGGAGCTGGCGCGGGTCACGGGCGCCGCCTATCTGGTGCCGGCCGCCGCCCGTGTGTCGTTCGCCCGGGTGCCGGTGGTCGACGGCGACACGGTCACCGTCGACGACGGGCTGGACCTGCGAGCCGTGGCCACACCGGGTCACACGCCGCACCACACGTCGTACGTGCTGCAGGAGAACGGCGTGCCGGTGGCCGCGTTCACCGGTGGTTCGCTGCTGATCGGCACGGTGGGCCGGCCGGACCTGGTCGAGCCGCGGCTGACCGAGCAGTTGGCCCGTGCCCAGCACGCCTCGGCGCACCGTCTGGCGGACGAACTGCCCGACGAGACGTCCGTGCTGCCCACCCACGGCTTCGGCAGCTTCTGCTCCTCGGCGCAGGCCGAGGGGGACGCCACCACCATCGGCAAGGAGAAGAGCGTCAACGCGGCGCTGACCCAGGACGTGGACTCCTTCGTCGTCCGGCTGCTGGCCGAGCTGGACGACGTGCCCGCCTACTACGCGCATATGGGTCCGGCCAACGCCGGCGGCCCGGCTCCGGTGGACCTGACTCCCCCGGCCATCGCGGACGCCCAGGAGATCGCCGCCCGCCTCGCGGCCGGCGAGTGGGTCGTCGACCTGCGCAGCCGTATCGCGTTCGCCGAGGGCCATGTCGCCGGTTCGTTCAACTTCGAGGCGGACGGAAAGATCGCCACCTACCTGGCCTGGATGATCCCGTGGGGCAAGCCGGTGACCCTGCTGGCCGAGTCGCCCGAGCAGCTGGCAGCCGCCCAGCGCGAACTCGTCCGGGTCGGCATCGACCGGCCAGCCGCCGCCGTGACCGGCTTGCCCCAGGAGTGGGTGGCCGAGGGCGGCTCCCTGTCCTCCTTCCCCCGGTCCACGTTCGCCCAACTGGCCGAGCACGGCACCGACGGCATCGTCGTCCTGGACGTACGCCGCGACTCCGAGCGCGCCGCCAGGTACATCGAGGGCTCCGTGCACATCCCCATCCACCAGTTGCACCAGCGGCTGGGCGAGGTGCCCCCCGGGACCGTCTGGGTGCACTGCGCCGGCGGCATGCGGGCCGGTATCGCCGCCTCACTCCTGGACGCCGCGGGCCATGACGTCGTGGCCGTCGACGACGGATTCGACGCCGCCTCCAACGCCGGACTGACCGTCGTCACCGGCTGAACGGCATTGCCGTACCCCTCTATCCGCTCCCCCGAGAGGTTGTGTCATGTTCCTCTTCCGAAGCGGCGGGGACCGCGTCACCGTAGACGAGGCCCACCGATGCACCCATGGAACCGACGCCCCGGCCGTGCTGCTGGACGTGCGCGAGCAGGACGAGTGGGACGCCGGTCACGCTCCCGGCGCCCTCCACGCACCGCTGTCCCGCCTGGTGGCGGACGGGGCAGTGCCCGCCGCCGCCCAGGGGCGGCCGCTGGTGGTGATCTGCCGCAGCGGCAACCGCTCGCAGCAGGCCGCCAAACTGCTGGCCGCACGCGGCGCCGAGGCCGTGGACGTCAAGGGCGGCATGCAGGCATGGGCCACCGCCGGTCACCCGGTCGTCGAAGAACGCGGAAACAACGGCTCCATAACGTGAGCGCCCTGATCCTCGCCCTCGTCGCCGGTGCCGTCATCGGACTGGCCCTGGGCGGCCTCGGCGGAGGCGGCAGCGTCCTCGCCGTACCCGCCCTGATCTACCTGCTCCACTTCACCCCGGCGCAAGCGACGACAGCCAGCCTGGTCATCGTCACCCTCACCTCGGTCACGGCCCTCGTCGGGCACGCCCGGGACGGCAACGTCGCCTGGCGCACCGGGCTGCTCTTCGCCGCAGCCGGCATCGTGCCCGCGATGCTCGCCGGGGCCGCCGCCGACCACCTGCCCCAGAGCACGCTCACGGTCGCGTTCGCCGTCATCGCGGCACTCGCCGCGCTGCGCATGCTCCGACCCGCCCGCAGCGAGCCGTCCGGCACGGTCGACCCAGGCAAGGCGGGCGCCGCCGGAGCCGGCCTCGGCGCGGTGACCGGGTTCCTGGGCGTGGGCGGCGGCTTCCTCGCCGTGCCAGCACTGGTGAGCGTGCTGAGCCTGCCCATGCGCCGGGCCGTCGGCAGCAGCCTGCTGGTCATCACGATTAACTCCCTGGCTGCGCTCGTCGCTCGAGCCGGCACCGGCATGCACCTGGACTGGGCCGTCATCGCACCGTTCACCGCGGCGGCGATCCTGGGCGCCTGGGACGGCAAACGCCTGTCGAAGAAGATCAAGGGACATACCCTTCAG of Streptomyces cynarae contains these proteins:
- a CDS encoding metal-sensitive transcriptional regulator: MELELEGADLKSVLNRLRRAQGQISGVIRMIEEGRDCEDVVTQLAAASRALDRAGFAIIATGLQQCLTDIDTGRKNGDDTEQIRNRLERLFLSLA
- a CDS encoding MBL fold metallo-hydrolase, whose amino-acid sequence is MFFIDTIELDGLGNRHYLAGGRQTAVAVDPPRDFDQVLAAAARRGVRISHVVETHIHNDYVTGGLELARVTGAAYLVPAAARVSFARVPVVDGDTVTVDDGLDLRAVATPGHTPHHTSYVLQENGVPVAAFTGGSLLIGTVGRPDLVEPRLTEQLARAQHASAHRLADELPDETSVLPTHGFGSFCSSAQAEGDATTIGKEKSVNAALTQDVDSFVVRLLAELDDVPAYYAHMGPANAGGPAPVDLTPPAIADAQEIAARLAAGEWVVDLRSRIAFAEGHVAGSFNFEADGKIATYLAWMIPWGKPVTLLAESPEQLAAAQRELVRVGIDRPAAAVTGLPQEWVAEGGSLSSFPRSTFAQLAEHGTDGIVVLDVRRDSERAARYIEGSVHIPIHQLHQRLGEVPPGTVWVHCAGGMRAGIAASLLDAAGHDVVAVDDGFDAASNAGLTVVTG
- a CDS encoding rhodanese-like domain-containing protein encodes the protein MFLFRSGGDRVTVDEAHRCTHGTDAPAVLLDVREQDEWDAGHAPGALHAPLSRLVADGAVPAAAQGRPLVVICRSGNRSQQAAKLLAARGAEAVDVKGGMQAWATAGHPVVEERGNNGSIT
- a CDS encoding sulfite exporter TauE/SafE family protein, giving the protein MSALILALVAGAVIGLALGGLGGGGSVLAVPALIYLLHFTPAQATTASLVIVTLTSVTALVGHARDGNVAWRTGLLFAAAGIVPAMLAGAAADHLPQSTLTVAFAVIAALAALRMLRPARSEPSGTVDPGKAGAAGAGLGAVTGFLGVGGGFLAVPALVSVLSLPMRRAVGSSLLVITINSLAALVARAGTGMHLDWAVIAPFTAAAILGAWDGKRLSKKIKGHTLQRLFAYVLLAVAAFMLVDAIA